TTTTTGTACCATTTTTCCCTCTGCAATCCCCTTGATTCTGCCGCACTCTTGCACCCTGATGTGGTAAGCCATCAAATAGCGGGCACCAACCGGGCCGGGCTTATCATCGCCCACCACGCCCATCGATGGCCACAGCCCGTTGGGGAACAAGCATAATCCCCCTTCTGGCAGGGTCGCAGCGCCTGTCTATACTGTTGACATGGACGAGAAAATACCCGTGTGCTGCTATCACGAAGATGAAGGATTTTCATGCTCGGAACCCGCAGGTCCCAGTGGTCTGTGTTACTGGCATGACCCCCGCATCACCAAAGATGGCCCTGACGACAAAGCCAAACTCGAAGCATATGCCCGCAAGGGCGGTATGCTCAGGGGCGTGCATCTCAAACGTGCCGAGCTTGCCGGTATCGACCTGGTAAAACACCACAGCAAAACCGGCTATGACATGAGCCATGCCGAACTGTACCGGGCTAATCTGAACGGCGCTCACATGTTTAATCTCAATCTGGAAAGCGCCAGTTTGATGAAGGCCGATCTGCGGGAGGCCAATGTTCACTGCGCCAATCTGGTTAATACCAATTTGCTTGGTATAAAGTGGATGGGCGCCAAAATTGAAAACATCAATACCGGCAAACTGCTCAAGCAAGAACGCATGGCCATGGAGGCCGAGCGGGTGGGTGAGATGGAAATTGCACTGGATTATTTCGAGCAGGCAGAAGAAATTTACCGCGACCTGCGCAAGGCCGCCGAGCGCGAAGGCCTGTTCGCCATGGGCGGGCATTTTATTCAGCGCGAGCTGACCATGCGCCGCCACCAGTTGCCCAAGTATTCCCGGGCCCGGCTGACCTCAAAGATAATCGACCTCTTCTGCGGCTATGGCGAATCCCCCGGGCGGGTTATCGGCTTTTCCATGGTGCTCATTCTCATTTGCGCCATCTGTTATTTTTTCACTGGCCTGAGCTACGGCGGCAACATACATGTGTTCAGGCAAGAAAACACCTTTATGATGAATTTTTACTTATTTTTTAACTGCATATATTACTCGGTTGTGACATTCACCACCCTGGGGTACGGCGACTTTACCCCCATAGGCTTTTCCCGCCTGATAGCCGCCATCGAAGCCTTCACCGGCAGCTTTACCATCGCCCTATTCGTGGTGGTATTCGTAAAGAAAATGACCCGCTGAGCAGCGCTGGAAAACGCCGTTCCCTATTCCCCATTCCCCATTCCCCATTCACCATTCCCCATTCCCCATTCCCCATTCACCATTCACAATTCCCCCATCCCCATTAAGCCAAAAGGCACCCGAAGGTGCCTTTTTCACGCTAACACACAATCACACCTTGAACTGCCCCACCAGGGTGGCGAGCTGCGCTCCTTCGGTGGACACGGTGCGGCTGACAGAGCGCGCCTCCTGGCTGGAGGCCAGCAGGGCATTGACGATTTCCTGAATGGCATACACATTGCGGTTAATCTCTTCGGTCACAGAGCTTTGCTCGGTGGCCGCCGCCGCAATCTGGGTGCTCATATCATTAATGGCGGTAACGGCGCTGGTCACAGAACCCAGACTCTCTGAAATGGCCGTTGAAGCTTCCACCGAACGCTGACAACTGTGCTGGCTCTCTTCCATGGTCTTCACCGCCGATGACACCAATCGGTGCAGGTCGGTCAACATTTCATTGATTTCAAGCGTACTTGCCTGGGTTCGACTGGCAAGATTTCGCACCTCGTCGGCCACCACCGCAAAGCCCCTGCCCTGCTCACCGGCCCGCGCCGCCTCAATGGCCGCGTTCAGCGCCAGCAAGTTGGTTTGCTCGGCAATGCCGCCAATCACAGACAACACAGAATTGATTTTTTGCGACTGTTCACTTAACGACTGAATATTGGCCGCGGCATCGTTGACCTGTGACATCAGGTTCGAAATCTCCGTCAGCGAACTGTCAACACAGGCCTGGGCTTTCGCCACATCGCCGGTGGCGGCCTGGGTTGCCTCAGCCACCTGAGTGGTATTTTGAGCTACCTCGGCGGCGGTGGACGACATCTCAGTGATGGCGGTGACCACCTGATCGGTCTCATTGTTGTGGCTGTTGAGCTGACTGGCCATCTCTGTGGTCTGGCGGTCTATATCAACGGCGGCCTGCTTTACCCGCCCCGTGGTATCGGCCACATCACGGATAATGCCCTGCAGCTTGTCCACAAATTGGTTAAAGGCAGTACCGAGCTCGGCAATTTCATCCTCACCGCGAACGCTGAGGCGCGCCGTGAGATCCCCTTCCCCCCGGGCGATATCGTTGAGGCTGTCGACCATGGCTCGAATGGGTTTCACCATCCGATGGGCGGCACTCCAAATGGCTACCAGGGTGATAAAGGCCAGTACCAGCGACATCATAAAGATGGCCACAGCCTTTTCCAACATGGCCTGACGCGCGCTCTGGGAGTAGGCTTCAACCGCGGCATCTATGTCGTCCAGATAAGCGCCTGTGCCCAAGAGCCAGTCTTTTCCGGGAATGGGTGCAGCATAACCGATTTTAACCACCAGCCCCTCGACCCCGGGCTTGGGATACACGTAGTTAAAAAAGCCGCCGCCGCGTTTGGCCGCATCAATCAACCCCACCACTATCTTGGTTCCCTGGGGATCCGTCATACCAATCTGTGGCGTACCTTCCAATGCCGGGTTGGTGGCATGGAACACGTTCGCCCCCTGATAGTCGTAGATAAAGAAGTAGCCCGCACTGCCAAATCTCAGCGGCCGCAGGGCATCATTGATATTGCCGTTTTGCCCCAGGCTGACCTGATGGGCAACCACCGCCAGGGCAATCTGGGTAGCCTCCTGAAGCTGTTGTTGCCGCTCATTAACCAGCTTCTCCTGAAACAGCGCAACCGAGTCGTCCAGAGCCTGGCTCTCGACTTGCCAGGAATAGCTCATCACCGCAGTGAGGATCAGCACCAAAGGCACCATAGCCAAAAGCAAAAGTTTGTTTCTCAGACTGTAGTTAGACATGGATATGGACATATACCGCTCCTTCGATAAGCTCTCGGTGCCGGGATTTATATGTGTTGAGTATAGCCCTACAACTCGAGGCTGATAGTGGCGTGTTCAATACCCTGTTGTCAGCAGCGCAAGTAGGGAGTAAAGAACGGCTTATTGGCGGAAAAAGTCCACAAGGTGAGATAAGGCCGCCAGCACGTGCAGCGCCAACAGCACCACAAAGCCGATGGCAAGGTCCTTGTGCCAGGCGCGCCAGCTCAAGGCCTCGGCGCTGCCTTCGGTGCAATACCACCCAAGCCCGGTCAGGGCAACGGCCACCAAAAAGAGGGCACAAAGCCCTTCGAGTAAGCTGAAAAGCCCACTGCCACCGCCCTTGGGCAGCCTGGCCGAGGCCAGCGCTTTTATGTCCTGACGCAGGGCATCGCTGCCCCACAGCGGAAAAAACTGCCGCCAGCGCCCCTGCACCACACAGGAAATGAGCAGCAGCAAGGATATGGGCACCAGCAAGAGCCCCAGATACACATGCAGTAAATCCCATAAAGAGGCATTGTCCCTGAGCCTGCGTCCCAGCAATAAAAAAGGCGCTGTCAGCAGCACCGGCAGCACAGGAAGCAGCACCATCAGATGCAACCTGGGTTGCAGTTTCTGCCACACGCGTTGCAGGCCATTGCCCCCGGGGTTGCCATTCATCGGGATAAAATTTCCATAGACGCTATCTCGCGGGAAAAGGTATCAACTTTGTGCCAATCGGTGTACTCCACCTTGGTATTGGGGTCGGTTGGTCCCTTGGTCAACCACATGATAAATCGAATAATGTTTCGGTCCATGGCGCTATATCCCTGATAGTGCAGGTTGCCACCAAACACCTCCAGCAATTCCGGGCGCCAGGGGGATTTGGCTAAAAAGTCCTGCATATAAGGATTGGTGGCGGCGGTGTTCTTGGCTTGCTTGCGGGCCACCAGACTGACCGAAAAAAAGGCGCCGGCACGGCTTTGCAGCGCGTCCAGATTTTGCTCAATAAATTGGTACACGGCGCTGTTGTGCTTGCCATGGCGAATGCTGGCTCCCAGCACCACCTTATCGAACCCCTCCAGGCTGGGGGCTTGTTCCAGGGGCAGCAGTGTCACCTCGTGGTCAAAGCCGCGCATCACCTCGGCAATGCGATCGCAAATCTTGCGGGTTTGACCATGGACGGTAGAAAAAAGAATGAGAGTTTTGCTCACGGTTTACCTGCCATTGTTGCTCGGGCTTTAGGCGATGATAGGCCAAAGTGCATGATTTTTTATTGAATTGGATCACGGGCTATGGGAACTCTACTGACCCGGATGCTTAAATTCCAACTGCCTCACATTTGTGCCTTCGCGGGCTACTTCAAAAGTTGCTTAATTTGGCCGGTAGCCAAATGGGGTGCCAGGGTTTAACATGCCAAAATCTTCTGTTATCACCGGTATTAACATGCTTTCAGGGAGTGAGGGGCAACAGGCCCAGCGGCTGCTGCTTTGGATGACATTTATTATGTCCATGGTGTTTGCCGTGTGGCAGGCACTGCTGAACAACTTTGTTATCGAGCGTGCCCATTTCAGCGGTGCCGAAATCGGCATGCTGCAAAGCCTGAGGGAGGTCCCCGGATTTCTCGCCTTTACCGCCATCTTTGTGCTGCTGATTATCCGTGAGCAGTCCTTTGCCCTCCTATCCTTGCTGGTGCTCAGCCTGGGGGTCGCCATCACAGGCTTTTTGCCAACGGTGATGGGCCTCTATTTCACCACTGTGCTGATGTCGGTGGGATTTCACTACTACGAGACCCTCAACCAATCCCTCACCCTGCAATGGGTCGATAAGGAACAGACCGCCGGCTTTATGGGTAAGGCGCTGTCGTGGAAGGCCGCCGCGGCCCTTGGGGGTTATGGCAGCATCTGGCTGCTGATGACGGTATTCAAGCTCGATTATGTGTGGATGTATGCCTTTGTGGGTGGTCTGGGCTGCCTGATGACCCTGGCGCTGTGGCATTACTTTCCCCGTTTCGACACCGGTGAAGTGCAGCACAAGAAGGTCATACTGCGCCGCCGCTACTGGCTCTACTATTTACTGACCTTTTTCTCCGGCGCCAGACGGCAAATCTTCGTGGTGTTTGCCGGCTTTATGATGGTGGAGAAATTCCATTACAGCGTCAGCGAAATTACCGCGCTGTTTTTGGTTAACTATGTCATCAACCTGCTGTTTGCCCCCGCTATCGGCCGCCTGATTGGCCGTATCGGCGAGCGCAATGCCCTGTGCCTTGAGTATGTTGGCCTGATTGGGGTATTCGTGAGCTACGCCATGGTGGAAAGCGCCCACTTTGCCGCGGCCCTGTATGTGATTGACCATTTGCTGTTTGCCATGGCCATCGCCATGAAAACCTATTTCCAGAAGATTGCTGACCGGCCGGATATCGCCGCCAGTATGTCGGTGAGCTTTACCATCAACCACATTGCTGCCGTGGTGATCCCGGTACTGCTGGGCTATCTGTGGCTTGAGTCCAATGCGGCGGTATTTTATATCGGTGCCGCCATGGCCGTATGCTCCCTGCTGCTGTCGCTGAACGTGCCAAGGCACCCAGCCCCCGGCAACGAAGTCCTGTTTCCGGCCAAGGCCCTGGCGCCCCGCACCGAGTAACGGGGGGCGGGAATCGGGAATTGGGCATCAGGAATTGGGAGTCGGGAGTCGGGCGTCGGGAGTCGGGAGTCGGGAGTCGGGCGTCGGGCGTCGGGCGTCGGGCGTCGGGCGTCGGGCGTCGGGCGTCGGGCGTCGGGCGTCGGGCGTCGGGCGTCGGGCGTAGCAAGAGTCGAGAATAGAGAGCCGGGCGTAGCAAGAGTCGAGTACCCAAAGCCAGTAATAGCGCCGATTAACAAGCGCCGAGTAAAAGCGCACTGGCGCGAAAGCCGCAACTGACAGAGGCCGGGCCTGAGTGCGCAATCGAACCCGGCCTATGACAATCAAGCGCAGCCCACTACAATAAAGAGCAACCTATAACAATAAAGAGCAGCCAAGCTCAGAATGCAGAGACGAGCCCATGAGTAACACCGACAACGAGCCAGAATTCAGCCTGACCGCAACCAGCAACCCGAGCAGCAGCCAGAGCGATAACTCCGCCAGGCGCAAGGCGTTGCTGCTGGGTCGCATACTGGGGCTTGCCAGTGAAGAGGGCTATCGCCCCTCCAATGCGTCGGTGGCAGAGCGCGCAGCGCACCGGGCGCGCAAGATGGCGGCACAGCATCAGGCCAACGTGGAGTCTATCTATACCCTGGCGCTCAAGTATACGCCATCGGACATGGTGGGCGCCGATCCCGACCCTGACTGGCTGTATCAGTTTTTTCAGATGGCGGAGCAAATCCATAACCGCCGCATGCAGGAGCTGTGGGCCCGCATATTGGCCAAAGAGCTGACCGAACCCGGCAACTTCAGCTTGAGAACCTTGGAAACCTTAAGGCGCCTCACCTGGCGCGAGGCCCAAACTCTGGAGAAAGCGCTCACCGTTGCGGTGCGCGTTGGCAGCGACGACAGGCTGAAAATCCTCTCCGGCTACCGGGTCACCGGCGGTATCGGCCAGCTGTTTCGAAAATCCTCCTCTGTTACCCTGCCCCTGTCCCAATTCGGCCTGCCCTACTCGGCGCTGGTCACCCTGATGGACCTTGGCATACTTCACAGCACCGAATTTGAAACCGGCGAACTGGAGCCCAAACGCAGCTTCGCGCTGATGCTGCCCAAGACCGAGCTTAAGCTCACCCCACGCCACGGCCACCTGCTGCTTTCCTACTACCGTTTTTCCACCGTGGGGGATGAACTCGCCCATCTGGTACGCCCCCATGGGGAGTCAAACTTCGGCCCCATCCTGAAAGGCATATTGGCCAAGGATTTTGACGTAAGCTGAATTGGCAGCTTAGACACCAGCCAACCCAGGCGCGGCTGTCGCCTCTCAGGTGCCGCGGACTGGGCATCACCGGACATACCGAGGCGTTTAACCCGCTTTCAATTGCTGCTATAGTGCGCCGTCTTTTTACACAGCCCAGCTTGAGCAGCCACAGAGCCGCCACCCATTAGCCGCCTATGAACAGAAAGAAGAAAATCAATCAGACCCTGATTGCCAAAGACAAAAAGAAGAAAGCCAAGCTCCACGGCAGCAATAAACCCAAGTACGTTTCCAAAGCAGAACGGGAGCGATTGGAGCTGCTGGCAGCAGAGGGAACTGTTGTGTCGGCTGACAGTGTCGCAAGTCCCACTGAGTGATTACGCACACTAGCAACAAGCGTCGATTGGTTGAATAAAGCCAAGTTGCACTTAGCAGAGCTTCGCTAATTTGTCGCTTTGCAAGCGACTGAAATCGAAGCCTTCCAGGCTTCACCCGGCCAAGAGGGGATCTACAGCAATCCCCTCTTGGATCTCCCATGCCGCCCCGACGAAGCCGAGCACTTTGGCCTTATGGGCTGAAAACGGCTACCGCGACCAACTCGCTCCCAGCTCGACGGTCACTGCCTCAGCATCCCATGCCTCAGCTTACCCGTTTCACTCAGCCCAACACCCAAAGCGGCTTCGATGGGGAGGGCTAGTGCAAATCCGCAAGCACCGAAGTATTTCTGCCCCGAATTATTAATAGTAGAAAGTATTTAGGGTGTCCTGACTGTATAAATAGTTATTCAGCACAATGTTTATCTATTAAAAAAATTAACCAGTTACAGATAGAAAATCTAAGTAACTTCTTGCACTCTCGAAAGTTATGTTCTCTAGTCCACTTAATTGGATCATTAAACCTGATCGTTGATAGTCGTTCATATTGATATTCTCCACCAGCAAACCTACCTGCATGAAAGAAAGATGATCTAACACTGCCATGCATAAAATCAATAAGATGGTCAATCTTTCCTTGAGGTTGCGAATAGTACCGAACAAAGCTCCCAAAGTTACTAAGTTCATCACTTTCACAATCAGAAAGAGCATCAACGGCAGCTACCATATATGATAGCTGAACAGTTGGAGAATAACGACCTGAGGTAAGTGACAACTGGTATAACAGACAGCAGGAATCAAATGCAGTCCTGACGCGATCTTCACATTTATCCAAAGCCCTGAAAACCTTTCTAGCTTGTTGAGGAAACTTAATTGTTCCTCCCACAGATAGGAAAGTTTTGAAAATATTTTCATCAAACTTACCTAAGTTATGTAGTTCATTTTTCTTTGGCATTTTAGTCCTTGCATAAAAATGCCCATAAAATCCTGTTGTTCTGAGTTCACTTTTATCTAACGGATTATCTGCAAGAAACCACCGATGCTCTTGCAATGGTCTATAAGCTCCCAAATTTAACAGTAACGATAGTCGTGCAGCATGCCTCTCCGCAATTACCAATCCACGAGCATCCGCATCTAATTCATCAATTGCATCCAACTCAAATTCCACTGAAAAAAACCGTTCAACATCAATCATAATTTCATTACAACTTTCAGTTCGAACAGGAGCTATTCTTACATTTTTTATCCAGTATTCCCCATCTAACGCTGCACCAAAGTATGCAAAAAGGAAAACCCTGTAATATTTCCTTTTTTTATCACCAAGTGCATTAATCAGTGAAGAATTTATAACGCTATCCAGCCAAGAGTTTACCCTTTCACTATCTATGCATGAGTATCTTAATTCCTTAAGCTCTCCATCTTCAGAACTGACAATCTGAATAAAAACATTACCGACTTCCTCTTCTAAATGTATCTCAATTCTCGTAGAGTTAACGAAGTCATCACCAATGAATTCGGCACAACCATAAGTTCTAGATGATTTCTCTTTAAGCAAAGAATCAAGATGTGAAATAAATAAATTCTTTTTTTTGCTCATCATCAATATGAGAAATATCTAATTTTTTATAAATATCCATATCCAAATTCCTTAGCTTTCTGAGAGCTATTTAAATCAGAAATAACTTTAAAATTATAATATCGTTATACTACATAAGTCTGTGAATTCCATCCACTAGCGTGAGCCCCCCATAACTCTTTGGCTGAGGATTGCACAGTACTATATCCCGCTCGAAGCGGCTGAGGGTGTTGCTGAAAATGGCGTAGCGAGGCATGGGCGAGTATCGCAAAGCGATAAGCTTACGAGCGCGAGGCAGGATAGCCGAGCGGGGAGTGAAGCACAGGGATGTGCTTCGCCGAAGCAGCGCCAGTCGAATCAGGGATGAGCGTCTGGCGCGTTAGCCGATTTTCAGCAAAGGCCCGAAGGAGTCGTCCGCTTCGTCGCGGGTCGCTGGGGGATTGGACAAGGGGGCAAGTCGATACTGCCCCCTTTCCTCGGGTGTGGGGTGAAGCCCCACGACTTTGGTTGCTTAAAAAGCAACAGAGATTAAGACTTTGCGGCGCTAGCCATCAATCAGACTTTAGCCGCCAAAACTGGCATTCAGCACCAGAGCATTCGGCTAACGAGAAAGCCCCCTGATGCTCAATCAGGCAGGAATATACCCACCACTAATCAAATAATCCACCAACTTCGCCACCTGCGAATCCAGGTCACCCTCACTGGTATCAATCACCAACTCCGCACTCACAGGTGCCTCATAGGGCGAAGAAATACCGGTAAAATCTTTAATCTCACCAGCCCGGGCCTTCTGGTAAAGGCCCTTGGGGTCGCGGGATTCACACACATCGAGCGGCGTAGCCACGTGCACCTCGATAAACTCCCCCTCGCCCACCAGGGCGCGCACCAGATCCCGCTCCGCCCGCTGGGGTGAGACAAAGGCCGAGAGTACCAATAGCCCTGCGTCCAGCATCAGCTTGGCGACTTCGCCCACACGGCGGATGTTCTCCCGTCTGTCTTCAAGACTGAAGCCCAAATCTTTACACAGACCATGGCGCACATTGTCGCCATCCAGGAGATACGAGTGCAGACCGCGGCGAAAGAGTTCGGCTTCCAAAGCACCGGCGAGGGTGCTCTTGCCGGCACCGGAGAGGCCGGTAAACCAGAGAATGGCGCCGCGATGACCCTTTTGCCGGGCACGTTCGCTGTGGGTGATGGCGTGTTGGTGCCACACAATATGATTCATTTTCTCTCCTTGCCTCTGCCCGTTACAGGCTGTGGAACGGGAACATCAGGGGGATCAGCGCCAGTACCGCAAAGGTGTAGGCAATGGCCATGGGGATGCCGACGCCGACATATTGTTTTAACCGATAATTGCCCACGGTAAATACCAAGAGGTTGGTCTGGTATCCCCAGGGGCTGATAAAACTGGCACTGGCGCCAAAGAGCACCGCCATGATAAAGGGCATAGGGTCTATGCCAAGGCCCTGGGCCAGGCTGATAGAAATGGGGCACACCAGCGCGGCGGCGGCATTGTTGGACATCAGCTCGGTTAAAAAGAGTGTCAGCAGGTAAATGCCCGCCATCACAAAGAAATAGTGTACACCGCTGAAACCGGCGGTCAGTTCGTCGGCCAGCAATTTGGATATGCCACTGTTGCCCATGGCCTGTGACAGCGCCAGCGCACCGCCCACAATCAGCACTATATCGATGGGGAAGCGGCGCTTAAGCTCAGACAGGCTCACTACCTGCGTCAGCAGCAAACCCGCCACAAACAGGGTCAGGCCCTTCATCAGCGGCAGCACATTGAACATGGCAAGGCCAATCACGGCGGCAAAGCTTGCCAGCACCCAGGCACTGCGACCGGGGGACAATCGGGTGGCGGAGTCTACGCCATTCACCAGCAGGAACTCTTTATCAAGGCGCTGGGAGGCATCGCCAAAACCTTTGCCCGGTACCAGCAGCAGGGCATCACCGGCCTGGAGTTCGATAGTACCCAAACCACCCCGCAGGCGCTCGTGGCCACGGCGTACCGCCACTACCACGGCATCGAAACGCTCACGGAACTGGGCATCTTTGAGGCTCACGCCATTGAGGCTGGAAGAGTGGCTGATGATGGCCTCGGCCAGGCTCTGGCCATTCATGGTGTGGTGGCCATAGAGGGTCAGCCCGGCGATTTCCTGCAATACCGCCACCGACTCCATATCCCCGGCAAACAGCAGCACATCCCCTTGCTGT
The window above is part of the Shewanella litorisediminis genome. Proteins encoded here:
- a CDS encoding ion channel — protein: MDEKIPVCCYHEDEGFSCSEPAGPSGLCYWHDPRITKDGPDDKAKLEAYARKGGMLRGVHLKRAELAGIDLVKHHSKTGYDMSHAELYRANLNGAHMFNLNLESASLMKADLREANVHCANLVNTNLLGIKWMGAKIENINTGKLLKQERMAMEAERVGEMEIALDYFEQAEEIYRDLRKAAEREGLFAMGGHFIQRELTMRRHQLPKYSRARLTSKIIDLFCGYGESPGRVIGFSMVLILICAICYFFTGLSYGGNIHVFRQENTFMMNFYLFFNCIYYSVVTFTTLGYGDFTPIGFSRLIAAIEAFTGSFTIALFVVVFVKKMTR
- the cysC gene encoding adenylyl-sulfate kinase — translated: MNHIVWHQHAITHSERARQKGHRGAILWFTGLSGAGKSTLAGALEAELFRRGLHSYLLDGDNVRHGLCKDLGFSLEDRRENIRRVGEVAKLMLDAGLLVLSAFVSPQRAERDLVRALVGEGEFIEVHVATPLDVCESRDPKGLYQKARAGEIKDFTGISSPYEAPVSAELVIDTSEGDLDSQVAKLVDYLISGGYIPA
- the hemG gene encoding menaquinone-dependent protoporphyrinogen IX dehydrogenase; this translates as MSKTLILFSTVHGQTRKICDRIAEVMRGFDHEVTLLPLEQAPSLEGFDKVVLGASIRHGKHNSAVYQFIEQNLDALQSRAGAFFSVSLVARKQAKNTAATNPYMQDFLAKSPWRPELLEVFGGNLHYQGYSAMDRNIIRFIMWLTKGPTDPNTKVEYTDWHKVDTFSREIASMEILSR
- a CDS encoding methyl-accepting chemotaxis protein, which produces MSNYSLRNKLLLLAMVPLVLILTAVMSYSWQVESQALDDSVALFQEKLVNERQQQLQEATQIALAVVAHQVSLGQNGNINDALRPLRFGSAGYFFIYDYQGANVFHATNPALEGTPQIGMTDPQGTKIVVGLIDAAKRGGGFFNYVYPKPGVEGLVVKIGYAAPIPGKDWLLGTGAYLDDIDAAVEAYSQSARQAMLEKAVAIFMMSLVLAFITLVAIWSAAHRMVKPIRAMVDSLNDIARGEGDLTARLSVRGEDEIAELGTAFNQFVDKLQGIIRDVADTTGRVKQAAVDIDRQTTEMASQLNSHNNETDQVVTAITEMSSTAAEVAQNTTQVAEATQAATGDVAKAQACVDSSLTEISNLMSQVNDAAANIQSLSEQSQKINSVLSVIGGIAEQTNLLALNAAIEAARAGEQGRGFAVVADEVRNLASRTQASTLEINEMLTDLHRLVSSAVKTMEESQHSCQRSVEASTAISESLGSVTSAVTAINDMSTQIAAAATEQSSVTEEINRNVYAIQEIVNALLASSQEARSVSRTVSTEGAQLATLVGQFKV
- a CDS encoding cytochrome b/b6 domain-containing protein, which produces MNGNPGGNGLQRVWQKLQPRLHLMVLLPVLPVLLTAPFLLLGRRLRDNASLWDLLHVYLGLLLVPISLLLLISCVVQGRWRQFFPLWGSDALRQDIKALASARLPKGGGSGLFSLLEGLCALFLVAVALTGLGWYCTEGSAEALSWRAWHKDLAIGFVVLLALHVLAALSHLVDFFRQ
- a CDS encoding DUF2986 domain-containing protein, translating into MNRKKKINQTLIAKDKKKKAKLHGSNKPKYVSKAERERLELLAAEGTVVSADSVASPTE
- a CDS encoding SLC13 family permease, which codes for MTLEQYWVIGMVLTLVGTLVCTRLPASWVFAAVALLSYVSNSLSLNELSASFTDSSLLTLVLLLLASVALEKTRLISWVGVQLSRGGLRTVLTKLWFSTSVLSSFTANTAVVASLIGAIKRNQRYAPSKLMLPMAFAATFGGTLTLIGTSTNLVINSFLDRAGLPLLQFFTTTGVAIGVVLAGMLVLWLIADRLPITEKAEDEQNLPYFLEARIAPGSILIGKTVSDAGLRHLRKLYLAEIQRLIDGEKTTIIPVTPEEVLQQGDVLLFAGDMESVAVLQEIAGLTLYGHHTMNGQSLAEAIISHSSSLNGVSLKDAQFRERFDAVVVAVRRGHERLRGGLGTIELQAGDALLLVPGKGFGDASQRLDKEFLLVNGVDSATRLSPGRSAWVLASFAAVIGLAMFNVLPLMKGLTLFVAGLLLTQVVSLSELKRRFPIDIVLIVGGALALSQAMGNSGISKLLADELTAGFSGVHYFFVMAGIYLLTLFLTELMSNNAAAALVCPISISLAQGLGIDPMPFIMAVLFGASASFISPWGYQTNLLVFTVGNYRLKQYVGVGIPMAIAYTFAVLALIPLMFPFHSL
- a CDS encoding MFS transporter translates to MLSGSEGQQAQRLLLWMTFIMSMVFAVWQALLNNFVIERAHFSGAEIGMLQSLREVPGFLAFTAIFVLLIIREQSFALLSLLVLSLGVAITGFLPTVMGLYFTTVLMSVGFHYYETLNQSLTLQWVDKEQTAGFMGKALSWKAAAALGGYGSIWLLMTVFKLDYVWMYAFVGGLGCLMTLALWHYFPRFDTGEVQHKKVILRRRYWLYYLLTFFSGARRQIFVVFAGFMMVEKFHYSVSEITALFLVNYVINLLFAPAIGRLIGRIGERNALCLEYVGLIGVFVSYAMVESAHFAAALYVIDHLLFAMAIAMKTYFQKIADRPDIAASMSVSFTINHIAAVVIPVLLGYLWLESNAAVFYIGAAMAVCSLLLSLNVPRHPAPGNEVLFPAKALAPRTE
- a CDS encoding TIGR03899 family protein, which translates into the protein MSNTDNEPEFSLTATSNPSSSQSDNSARRKALLLGRILGLASEEGYRPSNASVAERAAHRARKMAAQHQANVESIYTLALKYTPSDMVGADPDPDWLYQFFQMAEQIHNRRMQELWARILAKELTEPGNFSLRTLETLRRLTWREAQTLEKALTVAVRVGSDDRLKILSGYRVTGGIGQLFRKSSSVTLPLSQFGLPYSALVTLMDLGILHSTEFETGELEPKRSFALMLPKTELKLTPRHGHLLLSYYRFSTVGDELAHLVRPHGESNFGPILKGILAKDFDVS